From the Lactobacillus johnsonii genome, the window TTCGTCCAGTTAAAAGCTGTAATTCTATTAAGCTAGCACCTTTAACTTGATCTAAAACCCGATATTTTGTAACTGATCTTTGTCCGTTATTTACTACTCCGCGCTTAACTCCGGCATCTATTTTGCCAATTGGTGCATCAATAGTTCCTTGTCTTTGTGCTTCTTCAAAATTTCCATGCACAATTGCATGATATTTCTTAATAAACTCATTCTTTTCCATCTTACTAAAACGTGCATGCGCAACTGCGTTTTTTCCTACCAAAACTAATCCAGATGTATCTCGATCAAGTCTTGTGATCACATGTGGCTTAAGATCAGTTTGTTTTTGTTGTTGAAAATAGTGCAATAAACGATTTACTACTGCATCACTATCTTCATAGCGAGATGGAATTGACAAGATTCCGGCATCTTTATTAATAACTAAATAATCTTTTTGTTCAAAAACGATATTTAGCTTCTTAGACGAGGGCTTTAACCATTTATTTTCTTTTTCTTCTCCTAAAATAAAAATTACTTCATCTCCAGCATGCAGCAAGTAGCTAGTATACCGGCGGTGATGATTCACTAGAACCATCCCACCATGATGCTGGCTATTAGTCAAAGCGCGTTTAGAAAAACCATTTTTTAACAAAAAACGCCCCAGTTTCTGAGGTGTTTTATTTTCAAATTTTAATTTAAAATATTGCATTATTGTTTATCTTTAGGTTGGCCGATAAAAGCATCTTCTACACGATTCCAAAAATGAGTATGTTGATACTTATCGAAGCGAATAACATGTTGAGAAATACGGTACTCAATTTTTTTAATATGCTTGTGATTAAATTCATAACCATCAAATGTAACTACATAATGATCATCACTACCTGTTTCCGGCTTAATGGTGATCCATTCATCGGGTGCAATTACAATTGGAGATGAGAGTGTTCTAAACACACGATTATTAATTGAAGCTATTTCAGTCATTTGTAAAGCTTTTAAACGTGGATGAATGACAGCACCGCCTAATGACTTACTATAGGCAGTAGAACCTGTAGGGGTAGAAACACATAAGCCATCTCCCTTAAAACTTTCAAAAAACTGGTCTCTGATGTAAACATCGGCCTTTAAAGTCTTAGAAACTCGTTTAATAGTTGCCTCATTTAATGCAAGCAACTTTTTCTTTTCACCTGCTCCAGTAGTAATGATCAATTCCAAGAGTGGATAGGAAGCTGAAGATGGTTGCTTCTTAGTCAAATTATCTACCATCTTGTTAATTTCAAAATTACGCCAGTCAGTATAAAAACCTAAGTGTCCAGTATGAACACCAATGAATCTAATTTTATCAACTAGATTTTGGTATTTATGAAATCCCGAAATTAATGTTCCATCTCCTCCGATAGTAATTACCACGTCAGGATTTTCAGGATCAATTTCAATTTTTCTAGCATTTAGTAATTTTTCTAATGCTTTAACTACTGCTAAGGTTTCAACTTTATCATTATAAACGAGTGCGACTTTCATTATTGCTCTTTTCCTTTAGATTTAGTAAAAATTCTCTGTGCTTCCTGCACTTCATCTTTAATTGATGACATTTCTTCATCTAACTTATAAGCAGCCTCAGCTGTTGTCTTAAGTCGCTTAGAAATATCTTCCGGGTATTTTCCCTGATATTTATAGTTCAGTGTGTGTTCTACTGTTGCCCAGAAATTCATTGCTAAGGTACGAATTTGAATTTCAGCAATTATTTTCTTTGGTCCATCAGGTAAAAAAACTGAATATTCAATTACCATATGATAGGATCGATATCCTGATGGTTTAGCATTTTGAATATAGTCTCTTTCCTCAACTACTTGCATATCTTGCCGTTCATGAATTAAATCAACTACTCGATAGATATCATCAACAAATTGACACATAATTCTAATACCAGCAATATCTTGCATATCATTCTCAATGACCTCAGGGGCAATAACA encodes:
- a CDS encoding RluA family pseudouridine synthase, encoding MQYFKLKFENKTPQKLGRFLLKNGFSKRALTNSQHHGGMVLVNHHRRYTSYLLHAGDEVIFILGEEKENKWLKPSSKKLNIVFEQKDYLVINKDAGILSIPSRYEDSDAVVNRLLHYFQQQKQTDLKPHVITRLDRDTSGLVLVGKNAVAHARFSKMEKNEFIKKYHAIVHGNFEEAQRQGTIDAPIGKIDAGVKRGVVNNGQRSVTKYRVLDQVKGASLIELQLLTGRTHQIRVHMQYLGHPLFGDPLYGIKDNFKRQALNCFYLEFDDPFSEKRQKIEIADPIDMEILWKNLISNEL
- a CDS encoding NAD kinase gives rise to the protein MKVALVYNDKVETLAVVKALEKLLNARKIEIDPENPDVVITIGGDGTLISGFHKYQNLVDKIRFIGVHTGHLGFYTDWRNFEINKMVDNLTKKQPSSASYPLLELIITTGAGEKKKLLALNEATIKRVSKTLKADVYIRDQFFESFKGDGLCVSTPTGSTAYSKSLGGAVIHPRLKALQMTEIASINNRVFRTLSSPIVIAPDEWITIKPETGSDDHYVVTFDGYEFNHKHIKKIEYRISQHVIRFDKYQHTHFWNRVEDAFIGQPKDKQ
- a CDS encoding GTP pyrophosphokinase, which produces MKDWDLFLWPYQQAVSELKVKFRSLRQSFLNKGEHSPIEFVVGRVKTVDSIKEKMTRRVIAPEVIENDMQDIAGIRIMCQFVDDIYRVVDLIHERQDMQVVEERDYIQNAKPSGYRSYHMVIEYSVFLPDGPKKIIAEIQIRTLAMNFWATVEHTLNYKYQGKYPEDISKRLKTTAEAAYKLDEEMSSIKDEVQEAQRIFTKSKGKEQ